GTTCGTAGAATTAGGCCTCTCGTGGCTAAATAAGAGGTCCATCAATTCCAAAATTTAGCGGATTTTGAATTCCTTGACGAGCAGTTGTGAGCCACTCTGGAGTGTTAAAGATAAAATCTTAAAACCCGGCTAGGAAGATTTTTAATTCCTAAAAAGAATCACACTtaacttgtaagactttacttacaagtttgaAACACATGTCCACGAAGATTTATctccccccccacacacacacacacacacacacacacttaagatcatgtaatgccctcgctTACATGAAATCTGAAAATTGAAGATAAATTCGAGAGGACTTTAGTGAAgagggaaaaagaaaaagaaactagGATTTTTAGATCCAGAGATCATGGAGAGACGGTGCACGATGGTGCTGAaattactgccagcataagaacatcggcatccactcaAACATCAACCACACAATTATCATCAAATGCAGAaaatcgctgaacttaatgccagtctttgaaaattaacAGCATGTGAATCATCATAACCTGCAAATAAGAATAAAACCACGCATGCAAGGATGGGGTGGTACCACCGCGGTACCGTAACGCCCCATCAAAATATCCAAGTACATAGCTTTAAAAAGGGTTAAAGCCGtaaataggctatatactttcatttttgtcccaatgtaggctatataccccaaaaaataccaatgtaggttatatactcttaaaagttgtatcgatgtacacaaattttacaagttacctgctgaaccggtaaagttaattatttaacatttttttttgcattttatatggctacaaatatGTCATATACTTTCAattttgttccgatgtaggctatatactttcagttttgttctgaTGTATGCTATATACTTTTAGTTTTGTTGCGATGTATCACCAACGTCATTCTCCATGTAGGATGCCACGTCATCGTTTAGTTATTTATCCAGTTAATAAGTTTTGTTCGTTAATATTAGtacactttatgaaagtatatagcctacattggtatttttcggGGTATATAGCTTACATTGGGACAaatatgaaagtatatagcctattcaTGGCTTTAACCCTTTTAAAAATATCGAATACAATCATCCAAAataaaaaacagaaattaaaaattgtCTTAACAAACACACGCGCGCACATGCGCACTCGCCATCATCATCAAAGCTTCTCAAAAGAACCCCCGGAAGGACCCATCATGTGGTCCGGGGTTTTGCTAGATCCTGATGTTGCTGCTGAGACTGCTGGTGTTATTGCTGCATCACAAGCTGGTGAGTGACTTGAGCCTGGGCAAGGGCCGAATCATAGTCATAGGAAGGGCGAGGTAAGCCTGGGCCTCCCCAGTCAGTCCAACCGGGAGCAACCGGTTGAATGAAGTTCTGCGGGTCACGATGGTAAAGATCAAAGGAATGTTGAGTCCATTGCACATTTGCACGAATACCCGCTTGATTATACTAAGTCTACTCAAAACCCTCATCAACATGCTGACGAAGTAACCTGTTCTGCTCATCAAAATACGCTCGATCATCCCGACTACGACTATCAACATACTCTCTCATACCCGTAAACTGCCCCTCAGTATGAAGCCTCATCCCACTAAACTGGTTCGTAATAAAATCACAAGTCAAAACGCCTAACATGCAGAGGCGTCAAAGAAAGATTCAAAAACTCAGCAATCAAAGTAACATAAACTCCACCACTCAACGGGCTGTTGGGCTTAAGATTGTGACCCTGCCCGTAAAGAGTCTTAGCAACACCATAGGGAATGTTGACATTCTCATCATCTCGCAAACAACTAAGATAAAACAAATCAGCAATGCTGAATTTTTCGGTATTCTGCCATCTCTGATTAATTGTATTTGCAATGAACCGCTGAATGATGCGAAGACGATTATCTTTAATTAGAGTATAGGAGCTGCTACTCGGTTTGTAACTTTGCTTATGAGTCATATTGTACCAAGCTACCTCATGCTCAAAAGAACCAATGAAACACATACTCGAATCCAAATAATAACCCAAAGTATCCTCATCCACATCGGCATCCTCATAAATCTTAAGTACATTAGCCATGTCCATGATAGTCATGGAACGCATTTGACCCCTCAATTGAAAATTCATCAATACATCATTACTACGTATCGCAGTGGGGACGAACTTAGCAGTTGAAAAGAACTCTAAACACCAAACTTTGTAAATCGACGATCAAGGTGGAAGAATTCATACCAATCATTAAACCCAATACATTCTCGATTACTTGTAATATTTGTCTGAACCAACATATCATGAACGTCTTCAGCTAAATCAACATCCTCAAGAGGTTCCCAATCAGGATAACGAGTAGACAAGAACTTACAGTCCTCTATCTCAGTCAAAACATCCATCCATTCCATATAGTTTTCATTAGTGCGATCCCAAACTAAATAAGGATGCAAATCCTTAGGAAGCTTATCAGCCCTCGGATGAATGGGTGCCATAGGCACATTTTATGAAGAACTTGGTCTTTTAGTTCCCTACATAAACAACCACATACACAAGAAACCAAATGAGAAAAGAAAAATGTTAGCGTTAGTTAAAAACCAAATGATATTCCAACTTCCACATTCGCTTTCATGTTTGACAAGTATCTTCATGTTCATAAATTCAACCAACAAAAACTTCAGCATCTCAAAACATACAAAAATCGTACTTCAATAATGCCAATAAGATCTTTCATGCAATCATAGATATAGTCAAATTAACGGATAACACATGAACTAGACACATTAAAATCTCACAATTTAATcccaatttaaaaagtcaaactgagtcaaactCAGTCAACTAACCAATATTACCCAAAATTGACATGAACCCTAAATTTAAAATCGAGCAATCGAATGATTCATGACAATTAACAACTAACAAACTCAATAACTATCATTACTAACATCAAATCATAGCAATTaaacatcaaaatcaaaattaAGACCAAACTTTTACATACTCAAGAACCCTAGAATCAAAACTAACAATTTAAGAACAAATAGCATATGAAACTAGATTCTAGCATGTTATATAATCATAATACATAACAAATTCGGCCTAAATCAAACCAATTAACACCCCACACTTGATTTCAACAAAACCTATATGAACACCCAATTAGAAGAGATTACAATTAAAATAGGTGTTAGAAGCATTACCTTAGTCTTAGGAGGCATGAGTAAAGATGGATTTGATGTTGATTTGAAGTAAAAAtcgattagggtttatgtgtgggAGCTCAAAATTCGACGGGTGTATGTGCGTGTGTGAATATTGAAAATAAAACAGCAAATAAAAAGCAAAAACGAATTTGGGCTGGGGCCGCGACGCGGTAGCGGATGGGTATATCCCAATCGCGATAAGTGGTACCTGGTACCAGTTTTTTCTGATTTCTTGAATCGCGATCGCGATGGGTATTATTCAGGTCGCGATTGACCCTTATGCTGTCAACCCATGTTCTGTGAATGAACCGCGGTAACGACAACATGTGTTGCAGCCGCGATACCGGCCCCAGCTTTTCTTTTCAAAGTTTTAtactttttatggtttttctattttaaaaattcatgtaataaaataaaataaaagaaaatgaaatgaaaatctaagCATGCAATACTAGATGAACAAAAAGTACAAGTGTGACAATTTATTAAAGAGTTTATCACTCAACTCGTACCCGTGTTAGTTAACTTTTCGGGTACAAGATGATGTCATCATACTTGTTAACAACAACTCCATCATAATAGAGTTTTAaacgatgaccattcaccttaaatgTATTGCCATTCCCTATTAACTCAACATAACCTGTCGAAAATGCTCTCTTGACCTCATAAGGTCCCGTCCAATGGGACTTTAACTTTCCGGTGGAAAATTTAAATCGCGAATTAAAAATAAGAACCTTATCCCCCGGAGCAAACTCCTTCTTATCTCCTAAACAGGCATCATGCCACCGTTTTGTCTTCTCTTTATATAGAACGGAACTCTCATAAGCGTCTAGCCTTAATTCATCCAACTCATTTAATTGCAACATCCTACTCTCACCCGTCATTTCTAAATCCATATTACAATTCTTCAACGCCCAATACGCTCTATGTTCCAACTCTACCAGAAGATGGCACGCTTTTCCGTAGACAAGCCAAAACGGTGTGGTTCCGATAGGTGTTTTGAATGCTGTTcggaaagcccacaacgcgtcatttAATTTGCGATGCCATATCTTTGGATTATCATTAACTGTTTTTTTCAAGAATACGTTTTAGAGCACGATTAGTATTCTCTACTTGCCCGCTCGTTTGCGGGTGATAAGCGGTGGAGAATCTATGAGTAACACCATACTTCTGTAACACCTTTTCGAGAAGGTTGTTAGCAAAGTGGGTGCCACGATCGGAAATGAGCGCCTTTGgaattccaaagcgcgagaagagattctTCAAGAAATTCACCACGACCCGCGCATCATTAGTGGGTAGA
The window above is part of the Rutidosis leptorrhynchoides isolate AG116_Rl617_1_P2 chromosome 1, CSIRO_AGI_Rlap_v1, whole genome shotgun sequence genome. Proteins encoded here:
- the LOC139848245 gene encoding uncharacterized protein; amino-acid sequence: MVLLIDSPPLITRKRAVNDNPKIWHRKLNDALWAFRTAFKTPIGTTPFWLVYGKACHLLVELEHRAYWALKNCNMDLEMTGESRMLQLNELDELRLDAYESSVLYKEKTKRWHDACLGDKKEFAPGDKVLIFNSRFKFSTGKLKSHWTGPYEVKRAFSTGYVELIGNGNTFKVNGHRLKLYYDGVVVNKYDDIILYPKS